Below is a window of Halobaculum lipolyticum DNA.
GACGACGTCGGCGTCGAACTGAACCGGACCGAGGCGCGGGCGGTGCCGAAGGAAACCGAGGAGGCCGAGTAGGCCGTCGCGTCCGGTCGCCGGACCCCCGTCGCCGGCCGATCACCCCGGCGGGTCGCGGACCGCATCGAGCGTCCCGACCGTCGGCGCGTTGGTGATCGTCACCCGGCGACCGTCGCGCTCGACGCGGAAGGCGTCCGCGAACGGCCCGTCGGCCACGCGGTAGACGGCGGCGCGGGGGTCGACCGTCTCGGCGCCGACGCGCAGTCGGAGCATCCCCCGGTACGAGCGGGCGAACTCCTCGGCCTCGCCGGCGTCGTCGAACTCGATCGCCCACACGTAGCCGTACCGCGCGTCGGCCCCCTCGTCCGACCGGTAGGGCACGAGCCGGTCGCCCGCCCAGCCGTCCGAGGGAGCCGCGGAGTAGTTGTACGGCGAGTACGGCAGGTCCGACGAGCGGTAGCCGTCGACGTAGTCGTTGTACCAGAACATGGCGAACAGCCCCGTCTCGCCGAGGCGTTCGGTCGCGGGCCGGTCGAGGTCGAACCGGGTCCAGTCGTCGGCCGAGCGGTCGCGGACGCGCACCGACTCCACCGGCTCGTCGGGGTAGCGTTCCGGGTGGATCGTCTGCTCGGTGGAGCGCGGGCGGCGGTCGTAGGCTGCGTCCACCGCGTCCCAGCCGCCGCGCTCGTACAGCCGGTGGACGAACGCCGGGCCGTCGGCGTACGGCTGGTACACGTACGCGAACAGCCCCTCGTTGACCGGCGCCCCGGCCGTGCCGCCCGACCGCGGGGGCCGGGGGACGCAGTCCCAGCCGTCGTCGCCGTCGTCGCCGTCCGCGCCGTCGGCGGTCGCGTTCGGGCCGTCGGTCGCGTTCGGGTCGGCGCCGGCGGCACAGCGTTCGAGGTACAGCGTCTCGACGTAGCGGGCGTCGCCCTCGGTCAGCCCGTTGTGTGCGAGGCCGCCGTCGCGCGTGCGGCTCCCGGTGAACCCGAAGTGCTGGTCCTGGAGCGCGTGGACGAGTTCGTGGGCGAGCGTCCCCCGGTCGATGGTCGGGTTCTCGGCGTCGGAGACGACCACGATCCGGTCGCCCGACGGCGTGTAGTACCCCTGCACCGAGCCGCCGTACAGCGCGTCGAACTCGTCGGCGACGGCGCGGTCCTCCCCGACGATCAGCGCCGCCTCCCACACCTGTTCGTGCCACGCCTCGTACTCGGGCGACCGCTCGGCGCCGAAGACGGCGCGGTCGCGGTACTCGGCCCGGGAGATCACCTCGACGGGGACGGTCTCGCGGAACTCCAGCCCGCGGACGCGCTCGACGCGGGCCATCGTGCGGGCGACGAACGCCTCCCGCTCGGCGGCGTCCAGCCCGTCGCTTTGGTTCACCGCGATCGACTCGTTGTACCAGACGCCGTCCTCCCAGCCGAGCCGGTCGGTCGGCGGGTCGTCCGGGTACGCCCAGTCGTCGTTGGCGGCGGGCGCCGCGCTGGGGGCGCTACAGCCCGAGAGGACGAGGAGGACGGCGACCGCGACGGCGGAGACGGAGACGGCGCGCACGGCGGGTGCGTCAGTCGCGCCGCCGCGCGAGCAGTCCCGCGACCGCCACCGCGGCGGCCGCGACGACGACGCCGAAGCCGGCGCCGCTCGTCTCGGTCGTCCCGCTCGTGTCGCCGCCGGCGCCGGCGTCGACGCCCGAGTCGTCGCCCGCGCCGCCGGTGTCGGTCGCCACGGTCGTCGCCACGTCGTCGGCCGTCGGCGCCGGGGTCGGCGTCGCGTCCGGGTCCGGCGCGACGCTCGGGCGGATGTCGCGCACGTCGTCGACGGTCGGGCCGTTGACGACGGTGACGCGGGTGCCGTCGAGGTCGACGTAGAACGCGTCCGCGAACGGGCCGCTCGGGACGACGTGGTAGCCGGCGTCGGTCTCGCGCACGTCGTGGGCGTCGAGCATCCGGAGGTACGTGTCGTGGAACTCCCGCGCGTCGCGCTCGGTGTCCCACTCGGTCACCCAGACGTAGCCGTACGCGGCGTCGTCGCCGTCGCCGGTGCGGTACGGGAACAGCCGGTCGTTCGCCCAGCCGGCCGACGGCTCGGCGTCGTAGTTGTACGTGTCGTACTCGCCCTCGTCGTCGAACAGGCCGTTGGGGTCGATCGTGTCCGCGCCGTACGTTCGGGCTTGGTACCAGAACATCGCGTAGATCGACGCCTCGCCGACGGTGTCGGAGCCGTTCTGTCCGAGCTGGGGGTTGTCCGTCGGGAAGGTGTCCCAGTCGCCGGTCGACTCGTCGACGAACGCGATCGGCGTCGGCACCTCGTCGGTGCGGTGGATCACTTGCTCGGTGGAGACGGGCGGGTCGACGAAGCGCTCCTCGAAGGCGTCCCAGCCGCCCTCCTCGACGATCTCGGCGACGTACAGCGGGCCGTCGGAGTAGGGGTTCAACAGGGTGATCAGGACGCCGAGGTTCGGGGGGGACCCGCCGCCGCCCCCGCCGCCCCCGCCGGCCTGCGGCGTCTCGACGCAGTCCCACTCGGCGCCGCAGCGCTGGATGTAGCGGTCCTCGATGTAGTTCGCCTCGCCCTCGACGACGCCGTCGATGGCGAGGTCGCCGTCCTGCGTGGCGCCGCGGTACGTCGCGTTCGTCAGGTCGTAGCGCTGGTCCTGGAGGGCGTGGACCAACTCGTGGATCAGGGTCGCGTTACTGATCGTCGGCGCGTCGGGCGTCCCCGTGACGATCGTGATCTCGTCGCGGGTGGGCGAGTAGAAGCCGAGCACCGACGAGCCGGTGGTCTGGCCGATCGTCTCGCCGGAGCCGCTCGACTCGCCGATGACGAACAGCCCCTCCCACACCTGGTCGTTCCAGCGGTTGAACTCGGTGCGGTTGGGGTCGTCGCCGCCGCCGCCGGCGCTCAGGTTGCGGTACTCCTCGCGGGAGATCACCGAGACGGGGACGGTCGACTCGAACTCGGCTTCCCGGAGGTACTCGACGCGGGCCATCGATCGCGCGACGTACGCCTCCAACTCGGTGTCGTTGAGGGCGTCGCCGTCGGTCTGGTCGACGGCGATGGACTCGTTGTGCCAGTAGCCGTTCTCCCAGCCGATCGTGTCGTTGTCGGGGTCGGGACGGTCCGTCCGTGCGAGCGTGGAGTCGGCGGGCGCGTCGACCGCCGGGGCGGCGGACGGGGCGATGGAGGGCCTCGACGGGGCCGCGAACGCCGGCGCTGCGGCGGCGGTCGAGACGAGCGCGAGGGCGAACGCGATCGAGCACAGCCGCGCGAGCGCCGACGGGACCGTTCGTCGCATACGTCCGGATGGCACTGCGGGTGTAAGTAGCTTGTCCGAATTCGTCCGGCGCCCGATCCGGACCCGGAGTCGTCGGGGAACTTTCGGTCCGCGGAACCGAAGCGGCGGTATGGCAGCTGGGATCCCGTTCGACCCCGACCGGACCGCCGTGATCGTCGTCGACATGCAGAACGGCTTCTGTCACCCCGACGGGAGCCTGCACGCCGAAGCGAGCGCGGCCGCGATCGACCCCGTCCGCACGCTCGTCGAGCGCGCCGGCGACGCCGACGTGCCGGTGATCTACACTCGGGACGTCCACCCGCCCGAGCAGTTCGAGGACGCCCACTACTACGACGAGTTCGACCGCTGGGGCGAGCACGTCGTCGAGGGCAGTTGGGAGGCCGACCTGATCGACGACCTCCCGACGGACGACGCCGCCCACGTCGTCGAGAAGCACACCTACGACGCGTTCTACGAGACGGAACTGGACGGGTGGCTCGACGCCCGCGGGATCGACGACCTGCTGATCTGCGGGACGCTCGCGAACGTCTGCGTGCTCCACACCGCCGGCTCGGCGGGCCTGCGCGACTACCGCCCCGTGATCGTGACCGACGCGCTCGGCTACCTCGTCGAGGACCACCGCGACTACGCCGTCGACCACGCCGACTGGCTGTTCGGGGAGACGGCGACGCTGGCGGACGTGACGTTCGACTGACGCGCACGGGCGCCGACCCGGCGCCGCCGGCGGTCCCCGCTCGCGGGGGCCTACTCCGCGCCGTCGTTCGCGCCGTCCGCGTCGTCGGGTTCTGCGTCGTCGTCCGCCTCCGCGCTCCACTCCTCGGGGAAGAGGGTCGCCGGGTCGCCGTGGGTGAACACCACGCGCTCGGAGTCGTCGAGCGGGCGGAGGTACGTGCGGAGTTCGCCCGCGTCGGCGGCGGCCGTCAGCATCGGCTCCGCCCGCTGGGTCGCGTAGTACAGCGGGAACGCGACCGCCGTCCCGGCGGCCTCCGCCTTCATCACGACGACGAGGAACACCACGTCCGACTGCCGGGCGCGGTAGGCGTCGTACTCGTCGAAGGCGGCGTCCGCCTCGTCGACCGCCTCCCGGACCGCCGAGAACTCGTCGCCCGGGAGGAGCACGTCGAAGCCGACCCGGTCGGTGTCGACCTGCGTGCCGGCGGCCGAGACGCTCGGCAGCGGAGTGACGTCGCCCGGGTGGAGTTCGAGCACCTCCCAGCCCGCCTCGCGGTACTCCTCGGCGGTGGCCTCCATGTCGGCCATCACGTCGTCCCAAAACTCGGTGTATCCTGCGAGCGGGTGGCTACCGGACATATCGAACCGGCGGCGCGGGAGGGTGAAAACGGTTGTCGTGTCGTCCCGCGAGCGACGCGGCCGGCGGCGGCGACCGCGCCGCCCGACGGCCGCCAGCGTTACCTCCGGACGTTCTCGCCGACCGCCTCGCCGAACGCCTCCGCCCCGCCGCGGGCGTCGTAGGCGACGTGGCCGCGCACGAGCGTCAGTTCCGGGAACACGCCCTCGCGGCCCTCGAACGGCGTCCACCCGCACTTCGAGTGGAGGTCGTCGCCGCGGATCCGGCGGGGCGCGTCGAGGTCGACGAGGACGAGGTCGGCGTCGGTCCCCTCCGCGACCGTCCCCTTCCCCTCGACGTCGAAGATCCGGGCCGGGTTCGCGGCGACGAGGTCCCTGACCCGCTCCAGCGCGAGCGTCCCCTCGCGCACCTCGTTCAGCAGGAGCGGGAGCATCGTCTCGACGCCCGGCACGCCGGAGGGTGCCTCCCAGATGCTCGCGTGCTTCTCGGCCCGCGTGTGGGGCGCGTGGTCGGTCGCGACGACGTCGACGGTGCCGTCGGCGACGCGCTCGAAGACGGCTTCCCGGCGCTGTTCGCTCCGGAGCGGGGGGTTCATCCGGCCGAACGTGCCCAACTCGGGGAGGTCCTCGCGCGACAGGAACAGGTGGTGGGGCGTCACCTCGCAGGTCGCGCCCGCGTCGCTGGCGGCGTCGACGCCCTCCGGGGTGGAGGTGTGGGCGATGTGGATGGCGGCCTCGGAGTCGGCGCCGACGTCGAGTGCGCGCTCGACGGCGGCGGCCTCGGCCTCGGCGGTGCGGAAGGCGCTCCACGCGTCGGCGTCGTCTCGCTCCTCGGCGGACTCGTCGAACAGGTCGGCGTCCTCGGCGTGGACGGTGACGACGACGTCCTCGGCGGCCGCCCAGGCGACGGCGTCGGCGAACAGGTCCGCCTCGATACCCATGTCGCCGGTGGAGTCCGCGAGGAACACCTCCCCGAGCGCGAACAGCGGGCGCTCGAACAGCGAGTCGGGGTCCCAGTCGGCGGTGACGCCGCCGTTGATCCCGAAGTCGACCAGCGACTTCGCGGCGAGGTCGGCCTTCTCGTCGACGGCGTCGCCCGTCACCGTCGGCGGCGACGTGTTCGGCTGGTCGACGACCGTCGTGACGCCGCCGGCGGCGGCCGAGCGCGACCCGGTGTGCCAGTCCTCCTTGTGCGAGTACCCCGGCTCGCGGAAGTGGACGTGCACGTCGATGGCGCCCGGGAGCAGGTGGCGGCCGTCGCAGTCGACGACCTCCCCGGCGTCGTCGCGGTCGAGGCTCCCCCCGTCGGCGACGCCGGCGATCTCCGTCCCCTCGACGAGCACGTCGCGGACCCGGCCGTCCGCGAGCGTGGCGTTCGTGAACAGCGTGCTCATTACGCGGGCGTGGCGGGGTGTGGCTGTAAGTGCGGTGGATCGGGGGCGGAGTCCCCGGCCGCCCGCGAGAACGGGTCCGCGACCTAGCGGCTGAACTCGATCGCCGCGCCCTGCCCGAAGCCGACGCACAGCGACGCCAGCCCGCGGTCCACGTCGCGCTTGATCATCTCGTGGATCAAGGTGACGGGCAGGCGCGCGCCGGAGGCGCCGAGCGGGTGGCCCAGGGCGATGGCGCCGCCGTTGACGTTGTAGATGTCCTCGTCGATCCCCAACTCGCGGCGGGTGTACTCACACTGGGAGGCGAACGCCTCGTTCACCTCGACCAGCCCGTAGTCGTCGATGTCGGAGCCGGCGCGCTCCAGCAGGCCGCGCGTGGCCGGGACCGGGCCGATCCCCATCACGGTCGGGTCGACGCCGGCGACGTTGTTCGTGCCGACCTCGGCCAGCACGTCGAGGCCGTGCTCGTCGGCGAACTCGCGCGAGCAGACGAGTGTCGCGGCCGCGCCGTCGGTGATCTGCGAGGAGTTCCCGGCCGTGACCGAGCCGTCGCCGGTGAACGCGGGCGACAGTCCCGCGAGCGTCTCGACGTCGGTGTCGTGACGGATCCCCTCGTCCTCGGTGACGACGCCGTCGTCGGTCTCGATCGGGACGATCTCGTCGTCGAACCGCCCCGACTCCGTCGCCTCGGAGGCACGGCGGTGCGAGCGCACGGCGAACTCGTCCTGTGCCTCGCGGCTCACTTCGTACTCCTCGGCGACCTTCTCGGCGGTCATCCCCATCTGGAGTTGGAAGACGTTGTACTTCTCCGACAGCTCCGGGTGGAGGTGCTGGTAGGAGTCGCCGTCCATCGGGACGCGGCTCATGGACTCGACGCCGCCGGCGACGATGCAGTCGCGGTTGCCCGCGGCGACGGCGTCCGAGGCGGAGATGATCGACTGCATCGAGGAGGCGCACCAGCGGTTGATCGTCGTCGCGGGCGTCCCCTCCCCCAGTTCCGAGAGGAGCGCGATGACGCGTGCGACGTTGTTGTCCTGTTCGCCGCGCTGCTGGGCGACCCCCCACATGAGGTCGTCCACGGCGTCGGCGTCGAGGTCGTGTTCGTCGAGGATGTGGTCGATGAGTGCCACCGAGAGGTCCTCGCTGCGGACGTCCTCGAAGACGCCTCCCTGTCGACCGAACGGGGTGCGGTACGCGGCCGCGATGACGGGCGTTGCCATGGATCGAACTCGGGGGTCGATCCTGATAAATCCGGGAGAACCCCGCACCCGTTGGCCCGCGTTGCCCGCGGCCGGGACCCGCACCCGCGGGCGCCGCCAGCCGTGTCGGGACCCGCCGCGTGATCACCGTTCACACGGGTAGTTTCCGCCGCTTCGACGCGCTTAACAGCCTCCGGCGGCAAGGTCGCGGGGATGAGTGACCCGGCAGGGGACGTGGTCGAGCTTCTCGTGACCGTCCACCGGTACAACGAGGACCGCGACCTCGACGCCGACGACCTACCGCCGCGGTATCGCCGCGTCTTCTGGAGCGAGTCGCCCGAGGACGAGGAGGGACCGGGCGGCGTGGAGCGCCCGCTCCACGTGACCGAATCGACCGCCAAAACCGCCACCGGCGTCGAGCGCCCGTGGGAGGCGATCTCGGACCTGCTGTTCACCGAGCGCAAGGAGTTCTCCGGCGAGATCGGCCTCTCCCAGCCCGAGATGGGGATCGACTGGCTGTTGGAGCGCGCGACCGACGACGACCTCCTCGACAACCCCGTCCTCGCGAAACTGGCCGCCGACCCGGACGTCGACGCCGACGCCGAGTTCGGCGTCACCCACGCCGAGGCGCGCGAGGAGAACCGCCCCGTGCGCGCCGACCGCGTGTGGATCGACGCCCTCCTCGGCGAGTACTTCGACGAGGAGGAGGACGCCGAGATGCTCGATCTCGTCACGGTGAAAGCGCCCGAGGAGATCGAGATGACGCTCCACGATCTCGTCCTCACGACCGACCAGGAGGGCGAGATCCGCAAGCTGATGAAGGCGATCGAACACCGCGAGTACCTCGCCAACATCGGCCTGCGCGAGATCGGGAAGCTGCTGTTCGTCGGGCCGCCGGGGACGGGGAAGACGACCGCCGCCCGCGCGCTCGCCCACGAACTCGGCCTCCCGTTCGTCGAGGTGAAGCTGTCGATGGTGACGAGCCAGTACCTCGGCGAGACGGCCAAGAACGTCGAGAAGACGTTCGAGGTCGCCAAGCGCCTCGCGCCGTGTATCCTGTTCATCGACGAGTTCGACTCCGTCGCCAAGACGCGCAAGTCCGACGAGCACGCCGCGCTCAAGCGCGCGGTCAACACCCTCCTCAAGAGCATCGACGACATCTCGCTGGTCCGCGACGAGGTGCTGCTCATCTCGGCGACGAACCACCCCGACCAGCTCGACGCCGCGGCGTGGCGCCGGTTCGACGAGATCGTCAACTTCCCCAAGCCGGACCGCAAGATGCGCTCGGACATCCTCCGCGTCATCACCCGGCAGATGGAGATCGCCGACTTCGACCCCGACGCGGTCGCCGACCGCACGGAGGGGCTCACCGGGAGCGACCTGCGGCTCGTCATGCGCGAGGCCGTGCTGGAGGCGCTCACCGAAGAGCGGATGTCGATCACGCAGGCGGACATCATGGACGCCGTCCAGGACTTCGAGGAGCGCGACAACCTCAAGAACATGGACATGATCGACGGCGAGGGCGCGGAGGTCGCCGGTGACGGTGCCGGCCACGATCACGACCACGACCACAGTCACGACGACTGAGGTCGCCGGCGCCGTCGAACGCTTCCGCGGTCGAGTGTAGCGACGTGCGGGACGGTACGGATCGGTGCAGCCGGGTCGGATCCGTCGTCGGAGGCGGGACCGAACCGACCGTGACAGCGGAGCTACCGGCTGGTTCCGTGCCTGTCAGGAGGACACGGCGTCGCGGTGCCACCCGGGGTCGTGGCCCGTGCGGTCGATGAGGGTCGCCCGACACGCCGGACAGTAGTCCGGCGTGGTCGCTTCTCCTCGGGGGACGTACACCGCGCCGCCACACTCCACGCACGCGTCCGCGACGACGGTCACACAGTCCGCACAGAGGTTGAAGTCGTCGACCGTGAGGTCGCGCAGGGGTTCGAGTTGTTTGTCCAAGAGGTACTCGTCGATGACCGCCCGACAGCTGTGGCACGGTTTCATAACGATACGCATTGGCCCATGTGACCGTGTCACATATAGGTATCCCCCGAACCGGTGACCGGCCCACCTGTGTGCGATGCACTCGTCCGCTGTCGCTCCCGACCGATCCGAGCCGATTCGGGCGGCGACGGCCCAAAGCAGCCCCGGTGCTGCAGTCCCACCTGCATACAGCACGGCTTCGACCCAGCAGCGACCGCGGTTCCCAGATCGCTGTCGTCCTACTCGCCGTCGACTAGCCGCCGCTCGACGATGTCGAGGTCACCGTCGATCACCAACTCGAGCCGGTCGCCGTCGATCTCGAAGAACCCGCGCACCCGGATCGGGTCCCGGTCGGCGGCTTCGAGCGTCCAGACGAAGTCGTCCGTCCACGCCAACTCCCTCCAGATATCTAGGCCGCGCTCGGCGTAGAACGCTTGGACGGGTTCGGTCGTCCGGAGGACGGCCGGGAGGTTCACGTAGAGGAACCACGAGCAGTCGTCGCAGGCGGCGTGGACCGGGATGTCGTCGGTCGCGATGTCGAACGCCTCCCAGTGTTCGGAGTCGAACGCGAACTCGACCGCAACGACCCCTCCGCAGTAGGGACAGATCCCGTTGAACATCGACGTGTAGTCCCGGATCAACGTGTTCTGGAGACCCTCCAGCACCGTCTCCGGGGTATCGGGGTCGATCCTGCGCCCGTCGACGGGGTAGCGCACCCGATGGTCCCCGCAGGACTCGCACGTGACGTACGCCCGTCCGTCCGCGTATCGGGCTTCGAGACCGCCGCCGCAGGACTCACACGTGCCCCGAACGGCGAACGGATCCACCTCGACGTCGGCTCTGCTCCGATGCGCGATGATCGCCTGGTACGCGCGGATCCCGGCGAGCGTGAGCGTGTACCCCTCGTCGGACTTCTCGAGGAACTCGTCGCGCAACTCCCCGAGGTGGTAGGTCAGCTGACTGCTGTCGTCGACGTCGGTCGCCCGCTGGATCTCAGAGAACGCCAGCGTCGCGTAGCCGTCCCGGCCGCTCGCGTCGCCCAGCGCCGTGATGATCCGGAGTCTGATCTCGTTGGCCAGCAACTCGAAGGTCCGTCGCGACGGGTGATCGCCGGCCATCACCCGCCGGAAGCGGCGGCCGGTAAGGTGGCTTTCGGTCGCCACGAGTATCGCCCGTTCGCCGCGTGGCCGAGCGAAGCGAGGGCACGCTCCCGACACCGCTTAGTCTCCCCTCCACCTCGACCCGGTAGATGCGCGTCACCCTCCTCGGAACGGGCGACACCACCGGCACCCCCACCGTCGGGTGCGACTGTGACACCTGCGAGGAGGCCCGCGAGCGCGGGGTCGAACGCTCCCGGTTCTCGGTCCACGTCGAGAACGAGCGCACCGGCGAGTCGCTGTTGATCGACCTCTCGCCGGACTTCCGCCAGCAGTTCCTCGACCACGACGTCCCCCTCCCGGACGCCGCGCTCGTCACCCACATCCACTTCGACCACCTCGACGGGCTGGGCAACGCCTACCGCCTGTTCGACGACCTCCCCGTCTACGCGGCCGACGAGGTCGACCCCGTCACCGGCGAGTCGGTCGCCGACACGATCCGCTCGAAGTACGACTACCTCGACCGCGTCACCGTCCGCGACACGCCGCCGCTGGAGCCGACGCGGATCTGCGGGCTGGACGTGACGCTGGTCCCCGTCGACCACCCGCCGCTGGTCTGCTACGGCGTCGTCGTCGCGGACCCCGAGACGGGCGCGAAGCTGTCGCTGTCGGGCGACACGAGCTACGACGTACCCGACGCGTCGCGCGCGGCGCTCGCTGAGCCGGACCTCCTGCTCGCCGACGGGATCGTCCCGGCGCGCTTCTGTGAGTACCACCCGCTCGGCGGGCGCCACGAGGGTCCCGACGGCACGCCGTACACGTTCGGCTCCAAGCACATGACCCGCGAGGGGGCGCTCGCGCTGGCCGACGACCTCGCCGCCGCCGAGACGCGGCTGGTCCACCTCGCACACTACTACCCGCCCGAGGAGGCGTTCGCGGAGCCGCTCGCCGTCGACGGCGAGACGTACGACCTGTAGGCACCCACGCGGCGCCGCCCCCGAACGGTTATTGCGTCCGTCGACGCAGTCGGCGAATGTCCCTCCACGACGCAGGACGCGACCTCGACGAGGCCCACGTCGTCCGCATGCTGATCCTCTGGTTCGCCGACGCTCCGACCGGGGATACCGCGACCGAAGACACGCCGAGCGAGTGACCCGTCCGCGACGACTTCTGCGCCCGCGACGACCTCGGCGCCCGTGACACTTCCAGCGCGCCACACACCTCCGACACTCCGGCGGCGTTCTCGCCGCGCTGTGCCGTTCCTGCGGGGCGGGAACTATTTGCACGTTCGACCCGTAACCGACCTAACTTGAACGACCGTTCGACGCGAGCGGCGGCCCTCGTCGCCGGCCTCCTGCTCGTCACCTCCGTGCTCGTCCCGTTCGTCGGCGTCGCCGGCGCGGTGCCCGACGCGCGCGTCTCCGTCACCGACGCGACCGTCACGCCCGCGACGCCGACCGCGGGGGCACCGATCACCGTCGCCGCGACCGTCCGCCTCTCCGCGGGCAGCGCCTCCGCGGCCGACCTCGACCGCGTCCGCGTCGTCGACGCCGACGGCGACGTGCTCGGCGAGGCGACCGGGCTGGGCGCGCTCTCGCCCGGCGAGACGCTCACCGTCCCGGTGACGCTCGTCGTCGACGAGCCGGGCGCCTACGACCTCTCGGTCGTCGCGACGGTGTCCGACAGCGACGACGACACCGCGACGGCCCGGAGACCGCTGTCGCTGGCCGTCGAGCAGGGCGCCCCGCAGGTCGCGTTCGAGGCCGACGGCGCCGTCGCGGGCGCCGACTCCCGCGTCGCGGTGACCGTCTCGAACCCGACGACCGCCGCGCTGCGCGACCTCACCGTCGCGGCCGTCGACCCCGCCGACGGCGAGCGCGTCCGGGCGACCGTCCCGACGCTCGCGGCGGGCGCGAGCCAGCAGGTGAACCTCTCGGTCCGGCCCGACGCGGCCGGCGAGCGGGCGTTCGTCGTCCGCGTCGACTACACCACCGCCGCGGGCACCCGCGCGAACGTCAGCTACGAGCGCCCGGTCGTCGTCGAGGCCCTGTCGGCCGACGTCGGCGTCCGCGTCTCCCGGTCGACCGGCGACGACGGCGGCGCGGCCGCGGGCGGCGGCGGCGCGGGCGGGCTGGCGGGCATCATCGGCGCCGCGGGCGGCGGGGGCGGCGCGCTCCAGGGCGGCGGCGACGAGGAGGCGAGCGACGGCTCCCGGGTGGACGTCACCGTCACGAACTTCGGCAACGCCGCCGTCGAGCGCGTCGTGCTCGTCCCCCGCGGCGAGAACGGCACCGTCGTCGCCGCGGTCGGCCGCGTCGCCGTCGCCGACGCGCTCGCGCCCGGCGAGGCGGCCACCGTCACGGTCGACCTCTCGAACGTGGAGACGGCCGGCGCGCTCTCGTTCGTCGCGACGTACGATCTGGCCGGCGACCGCCGCGAGGCGGCCGGCGCCTACGAGTTCCGCCCGAAGCGCGGCGCCGTCGAGTTGACCGGGCTGAACGTCTCGCTGGGCGAGGACGGCCGCGTCACGATCGGCGGCAACCTCGGCAACGTCGGCGGCGGCGAGGTGTCCGGTGTCGTCGTCGGCGTCGCCGACGCCGAGTTCGCCGCGCCCGCGTACCCCCAGCGCGACTACTTCGTCGGCACCGTCGGCGCCAGCGAGTTCGCGCCGTTCACCGTCACCGCCCGCGTCGACGCCGCCAACACCTCCACCGTCCCCGTGGCGGTGGCGTACACGACCGGCAACGACCGCGTGACGACCGTCGTCGACGTGCCGCTCCCGGCCGACGAGTCGGCGGGTCGCCCCGTCGGCGTCTTCGGCGGCTTCGGCGCGCTCGGCACCGCCCTGCTCGTGTTCGGGCTGGCGATCCCCGCCGCGGTCGGGCTGCTCGCCCGCCGGTACCGATGAGCGACGACGCGGTCGCGGAGGAACGCGACGGGCCAGTCGCCGAAGCCGGCGGCTCGGCCGTCGTCGACGGCGACTCCCCCGACCGAGCCGAGTCCGCCGCCCGCGTCAGCGCCGCCGAGTTGGCCGGGCGGACGCCAGCCGCGACCGTGCCGCCGCTGCGACTCGTCGACGCGACCAAGCGCTACGAGGGCGGCGGCGGCACCGTCACCGCGTTGTCGCACGTCGACTTCGCGGTGAACGCGGGGGAGGTGATCGCCGTGATCGGGCCGTCCGGCTCGGGGAAGTCGACGATGCTGAACCTGCTGGGCCTGCTCGACGACCCGACCGAGGGCCGCGTCGAACTCCACGGCTCGCCCGTCGCCGGCCGCTCGGAGCGCGAGCGGACGGACGTGCGCCGGGAGACGATCGGCTTCGTGTTCCAGGACTTCCACCTGATCCCGACGCTGTCGGCCGTCGAGAACGTCCGCCTCCCGACGGCGTTCCTCCCGGGCGACTACACCGACCGCGCGGTCGACTTGCTCGAGCGCGTGGGGCTGGGCGAGCGGCTCGACCACACCCCCGACGAACTGTCGGGCGGGCAGAAACAGCGCGTCGCCATCGCGCGCTCGCTGATCAACGAACCCGACGTGTTGCTGGCGGACGAGCCGACGGGCAACCTCGACCGCGACACCGGCGTCGCCGTGCTGGAGGAGATCCGCGGGATCGCCGCCGGCGGCGTCGGCGTCGTCGCCGTCAC
It encodes the following:
- a CDS encoding Hvo_1808 family surface protein produces the protein MRAVSVSAVAVAVLLVLSGCSAPSAAPAANDDWAYPDDPPTDRLGWEDGVWYNESIAVNQSDGLDAAEREAFVARTMARVERVRGLEFRETVPVEVISRAEYRDRAVFGAERSPEYEAWHEQVWEAALIVGEDRAVADEFDALYGGSVQGYYTPSGDRIVVVSDAENPTIDRGTLAHELVHALQDQHFGFTGSRTRDGGLAHNGLTEGDARYVETLYLERCAAGADPNATDGPNATADGADGDDGDDGWDCVPRPPRSGGTAGAPVNEGLFAYVYQPYADGPAFVHRLYERGGWDAVDAAYDRRPRSTEQTIHPERYPDEPVESVRVRDRSADDWTRFDLDRPATERLGETGLFAMFWYNDYVDGYRSSDLPYSPYNYSAAPSDGWAGDRLVPYRSDEGADARYGYVWAIEFDDAGEAEEFARSYRGMLRLRVGAETVDPRAAVYRVADGPFADAFRVERDGRRVTITNAPTVGTLDAVRDPPG
- a CDS encoding Hvo_1808 family surface protein gives rise to the protein MRRTVPSALARLCSIAFALALVSTAAAAPAFAAPSRPSIAPSAAPAVDAPADSTLARTDRPDPDNDTIGWENGYWHNESIAVDQTDGDALNDTELEAYVARSMARVEYLREAEFESTVPVSVISREEYRNLSAGGGGDDPNRTEFNRWNDQVWEGLFVIGESSGSGETIGQTTGSSVLGFYSPTRDEITIVTGTPDAPTISNATLIHELVHALQDQRYDLTNATYRGATQDGDLAIDGVVEGEANYIEDRYIQRCGAEWDCVETPQAGGGGGGGGGSPPNLGVLITLLNPYSDGPLYVAEIVEEGGWDAFEERFVDPPVSTEQVIHRTDEVPTPIAFVDESTGDWDTFPTDNPQLGQNGSDTVGEASIYAMFWYQARTYGADTIDPNGLFDDEGEYDTYNYDAEPSAGWANDRLFPYRTGDGDDAAYGYVWVTEWDTERDAREFHDTYLRMLDAHDVRETDAGYHVVPSGPFADAFYVDLDGTRVTVVNGPTVDDVRDIRPSVAPDPDATPTPAPTADDVATTVATDTGGAGDDSGVDAGAGGDTSGTTETSGAGFGVVVAAAAVAVAGLLARRRD
- a CDS encoding cysteine hydrolase family protein, with amino-acid sequence MPFDPDRTAVIVVDMQNGFCHPDGSLHAEASAAAIDPVRTLVERAGDADVPVIYTRDVHPPEQFEDAHYYDEFDRWGEHVVEGSWEADLIDDLPTDDAAHVVEKHTYDAFYETELDGWLDARGIDDLLICGTLANVCVLHTAGSAGLRDYRPVIVTDALGYLVEDHRDYAVDHADWLFGETATLADVTFD
- a CDS encoding DUF7529 family protein, coding for MSGSHPLAGYTEFWDDVMADMEATAEEYREAGWEVLELHPGDVTPLPSVSAAGTQVDTDRVGFDVLLPGDEFSAVREAVDEADAAFDEYDAYRARQSDVVFLVVVMKAEAAGTAVAFPLYYATQRAEPMLTAAADAGELRTYLRPLDDSERVVFTHGDPATLFPEEWSAEADDDAEPDDADGANDGAE
- a CDS encoding dihydroorotase; protein product: MSTLFTNATLADGRVRDVLVEGTEIAGVADGGSLDRDDAGEVVDCDGRHLLPGAIDVHVHFREPGYSHKEDWHTGSRSAAAGGVTTVVDQPNTSPPTVTGDAVDEKADLAAKSLVDFGINGGVTADWDPDSLFERPLFALGEVFLADSTGDMGIEADLFADAVAWAAAEDVVVTVHAEDADLFDESAEERDDADAWSAFRTAEAEAAAVERALDVGADSEAAIHIAHTSTPEGVDAASDAGATCEVTPHHLFLSREDLPELGTFGRMNPPLRSEQRREAVFERVADGTVDVVATDHAPHTRAEKHASIWEAPSGVPGVETMLPLLLNEVREGTLALERVRDLVAANPARIFDVEGKGTVAEGTDADLVLVDLDAPRRIRGDDLHSKCGWTPFEGREGVFPELTLVRGHVAYDARGGAEAFGEAVGENVRR